The following DNA comes from bacterium.
CGAGGCCGCGGGTCTGGAGCTCCTCGAGCGGCTCGTGAAGGAGCTCTAGCGGGTGCGCTTTTCCCTATTTTAAAAAAAACCCCGGCCCGGGGTTTTTTCGTGGGCGACGACACGGACGCGGGACCAAGAAGGACGGGGCCACCCATGTCCCCTGGAATCTCGGTCATCCTTCTGGGCACGGGGACGCCCAACGCCGAGCCCGACCGCTCGGGGCCGGCCGTGGCGGTGGTTGTAGGGGACAAAGCGTACCTGGTGGACTTCGGCCCCGGGGTGGTGCGGCGGGCCGTCGCCGCGGGACTCGACGTGACCGGGTTGAACACCGCCCTCCTCACCCACCTCCACTCCGACCACACCGCCGGCTACCCCGACCTCATCCTCACCCCCTGGACCCTGGGGCGGGAGGAGCCGCTGAGTGTTTACGGACCCCGCGGCCTGGCGGCCATGACCGAGAATATCCTGGCCGCCTACGCCGAGGACGTCCGGGAGCGCGTGGAGGGTCCGGAACCGGCGAACCGCACCGGGCACCGCGTGGAGGCCCGCGAAATCGAGCCGGGTGTCTTTCTCCGGGACGACGAAATCGAAATCGAGGCCTTCGGAGTGGACCACGGCTCCTGGCCCGCCTTCGGCTACAAATTCACCGCCCGGGACCGGACGGTCGTCGTCTCGGGGGACACGGCGCCCTGCGCCCTGCTCGTCGAAAAGGCCCGGGGGTGCGACCTGTTGGTCCACGAGGTATACTCGGCGGCGGGGCTGGAGAGAAGGCCGCCCGCGTGGCGACGCTACCACAAGAAGATGCACACCTCGGCCGTGGAGCTGGGGGAGATTGCGCGGAAAACCGGGCCCCGACTCCTGGTCCTCTACCACCAGCTTTTCTGGGGGGCGACCGAGGAGGAGCTCGTGGAGGAGGTCCGCTCCGGCTACGACGGGGAAGTCGTCTCCGGCCGCGACCTGGAAATTTTTTAGGAGGTCCGATGCTCATCCGCCGGAGGGTTGACGTACACCAGGACGCCATAACAGAGACAGGCGCCGAAGGCGCGCGCATCCGCTGGCTCATCGCCGGGGAGGACGGGGCCCCGACTTTCGCCATGCGCGAGATCGAGGTGGACCCCGGCGGCCGCACGCCGTACCACTCCCACCCCTGGGAGCACGAGGTCTACGTCCTTGAAGGGACCGGCGTGGTCGCGGGGAAGGAGGGGGAAAAATCCCTCGGGCCGGGGAGCGTGATTTTCGTCCCCGGCGGCGAGGAGCACAACTTCAAAAACACCGGCCGGGTGACGCTGCGCTTCCTGTGCTTGATCCCCCATCCCCCGGCGTAGGGCGGCCATGCTGACCGGCATACATTTTCTCCTGACCTACACCTGTAACTGGGAGTGCGACCACTGCTTCCTCTTCTGCTCGCCCAGGTCGGAGGGGACCTTCACCCTGGCGCGGCTGCGGGAGACCCTCGACGACGCGCGGAAAATCCCCTCGCTGGAGTGGGTGTACTTCGAGGGCGGCGAGCCCACCCTCTTCCACCCGCTGCTGGTGGAGGGGGTGCGGCTGGCGCGGGAGCGGGGCTTCCGGACGGGGGTGGTCACCAACGCTTACTGGGCCGCCGGCGTGGAGGACGCCAAGCTGTGGCTGGAGCCCTTCATCGCCCTGGGGCTGGAGGACCTCTCACTGAGCGACGATGCATTCCACTGCGAGGGTGAACAAACGCCGGGGAGCGTAGCGCTGGCCGCCGCCCTGGAGCTGGGCCTCCCCGCGTGCGCCATCTGCATCGAGCGTCCCGCCGTGGAGCGGACCGGCGCGAAGGGCGAGCCGGTAGTGGGGGGCGGGAGCATGCTCCGCGGCCGCGCGGCGGAGAAGCTCACCGAAGGCCTGCCCACCAGGCCCGCCGGGGAGATGACCTCCTGCCCCCACGAGGACCTGGAGCACCCCGGGCGGGTCCACCTCGACCCCTTCGGCCACGTGCACCTCTGCCAGGGCCTCTCGCTGGGCAATTTCTTAAAAACGCCGCTCTGTGAGTTGGTATCATCTTACGACGCGGCGGGGCATCCAATCTGCGGCCCGCTGGTCCGGGGCGGACCCGCCGAGCTGGCCCGGGAGTACGGCGTCGAAATCGGAGATCGTTTCGTGGACGAGTGTCACTACTGCTACCTGGTCCGCCAGGCCCTGCGGGAGAGGTTTCCCGACCTGCTGGCCCCTCCCCAGGTCTACGGCCGGGAGCCGAACGAGAAAGGGTGAGATATGCCGAACGTCACCGTGGAAGGACCGCCCTTGGAGATAGAGAAGAAGCGCCTGCTGGTCAAGGCGCTCTACGACGCGACCCGCGCCGTGTACAACATCGAGGACGTCGTCGTCTTGATCCACGAGAACCCGCCGGAGAACGTGGGGGTGGCGGGCGAGCTCATCGTGGACCGGCGGAAGGAAGCCGGCGGGCTCCGGAAGAAGTTCTAGCCTAACCCCCGACCGTGGTGAGACTCACCAGCAGGGACGCGGAGGGACCGGAGAATCTGGAGCGCGTCCGGGAAGCCGGGTACAGCGCAATGCGCCTGGACACCGTCCCCGGAGACCTGCGGCCGGTCGCCCTCTACCGCCCCCCTGGTTTCGTCGAAATCGAGCCCTACCGGCCGAACCCGGTGACGGGCGCGCTCTTCTTCGAGCTCACCCCCTAAAATAACGGAGGCGGGAATGGTTGGAACCAACGTCGGCTCCGGCTCGCCCTACGAGGACCCGACGGGCTTCTCCCGGGCGCGGCGGATCGGGCGGTACATCGCCGTGGCCGGCACCGCCCCCATTGCCCCCGACGGCTCCCCCGCCCACCCCGGCGACCTCTACCGCCAGACCCTGCGCTGCCTGGAGATAATCGAGAAAGCCCTGAAGGACCTGGGGGCGGAGCGGGAGAACGTCATCCGCACCCGGGTGTACCTCACCGACGCCGCCCGCTGGCCCGAGGCCGCCCGGGCCCACGGCGAGTATTTCCGTGAAATCAGGCCCGCCTGCACCTTCGTCGGAGTGAAGGGGCTCCTCGAGCCGGAGTGGCTGGTGGAGATCGAGGCCGACGCCGTACTGGAGGACTGAACCGTGCGGTTGACGATAATTTACGACAACGAGGCCGCCCGCGGCGACCTGCGGGCCGACTGGGGCTTCGCCTGCCTCGTGGAGGCGCACGGGCGGCGCATCCTTTTCGACACAGGCGCCCGGGGCGACATCCTCCTGGGCAACATGGACCGCCTGGGCCTCGACCCCGCCGCCGTGGACACCGTCTTCATCTCCCACGCCCACTGGGACCACACCGGCGGCCTGGAGGCCTTCCTGGAGCACAACGCGACGGCCCGGCTGTACGCGCCGGAATCGTGGCGCGAGGCGCCGGCGGACCGGGAAGTCGTCCGGGTGCGGCCGCCGGTGGAGCTGGGCCCGGGACTCCGCTCCACGGGCGAGCTCAAGGACGTGGAGCAGTCGCTCTTGGTGGAAGTCGAGGGCGGCCTGGCGGTCGTCGTCGGCTGCTCCCACTCCGGGGTGGGCACCATTCTGCGCCGGGCGGAGCGGTACGACCGTCCCCGAGCGCTCATCGGCGGGCTCCACCGGTTCAGCGATTTCGACGCCCTCGCGGGCCTGGCGCTCGTCTGCGCCACCCACTGCACCGCGCACGGGGGCGAAATCAAACGCCTGTACCCCCGGGCCTGGACCGAGGGCGGCGCCGGGCGGGTCATCGAGCTGAAAGACCGCCCCGCCCCCCCTGGTGTATAATCAGACGAACGCAAAAAAACGTCCGCCGGACAATGCGCCTAATCGCCACCGTCTTCCTCCTCCTGCCGACCCTCGCCCCGGCCGGGATCAACCTCACCACCACCCCCGTCTGGGAGTCCGAGGACCTGATCGAGGGCGAATACCCCCGCTCCACCGGCTGCGACTGGGCCGACGTGGACGGCGACGGCCGGGTGGACCTGGTCGTCTCCAACGGCAACGACATGCGGCGCGAGTACTGCGCGGTTTACTCCAACGCGCCGGAGGGACTGGACCCCGAGCCCGCCTGGTTCGGCGAGGCGCTCGAGTACCACGGCCATCTCGAGTGCTGCGACTTCGATGCGGACGGCGACCCCGACCTGGCGGTGACGCTGCTGGGCGGCGGCTACCCCGACTGGACCTTCGGGTACGACGCCCTGTACGCGAACCTCGGGACGACCTTCGAGACTGCGCCCTCCTGGGAGGGCGGACCGGCCCACAACGCCTTCGGCCTCGCCTGGGGCGATTACGACTCGGACGGCGACGCTGACCTGGCCGTGGCCGGCGGCATTGATTACGTCCTGCGCGCCGAGCCGCTGCGCGTGTACGAGAACGAGGGGGGCGTCCTGAGGCCCGTTCCGGCCTGGGAATCGGAGAAGAGCTCCTACTGGATGGACGTCCTCTTCGGCGACTTCGACGACGACGGTTACCTGGACCTGGCGGCTGCCGCCGAGCACGGCTCCAACGCCGTCTTCTTCGGCACGGGCGACGGCCTGGCCGAGACGCCGGGGTGGGAGGACTCACCGGAGTGGGACACCCTGAAAATCGCCGCCGGGGACCTGAACGGCGACGGCTGGCTCGACCTCGTTCTGGCCGACAACAACCAGATCGGTGAGGGGCAGGTGGACCTCATTCACCTCTCCGACGACGGGATGTTCGACGCCGAACCGGACTGGGTCTCCGCCGACGTCGAGATGAGCTCCTACGCCGCGCTGGCGGACCTGGACGCCGACGGCGACCTGGACCTGGCGCTCGGGGGTTGGTGGAGCCCCATCCGGATTTATGAGAACCGCGGAGGTCGCTTCAATCCCGAGCCCGACTGGCTCTCCGACTTCGGCTACGACCCGGTCACCGAGGCGCTCCTCTTCGAGGACTACGACGACGACGGACTGACGTCGGGACGGGAGTGGTTCACGGGTGACGGCGCAGCCAAGTGCTTACGCCTCGAGGTGATGCCCGTGCGGAGCGTGGACGAGGTGCGGGTGAACGGCGTCCCCCTGCCGCGGGGCGCGTGGTGCTGCGGCCGCCAGGAGGGATGGGTGTCGCTGGGGACGGCGCCGCCCGCGGGCGCCGAGGTCGAAATTTCTTACACCTACTCCACCGACCTGGACCTAGCGCAGACCGACTGGTCGAACACGGAGCCCAACGTCCTTTTGCGCAACGACGGCGTCCTGGAGCTCTACGCTTTCCGGGCGCTGCCGCGCGAGGACGGCGTGCTCTTGTCCTGGCGTGTGGGCAACGGCGCGGCGGGGGTGTACCTCTACCGCCAGGGTTTTGCGCCCACCACGGCGACCGGCGACTACCTGGGGATGCACGACGCCGCCTTCCGCTCGGCGCTGGCCCGGGGGCGGGTCCCCGGCGAGGAGCCCGGCCCCTGGGAGCCGCTGCACCCGGAGCCGATAGACTGTCTGGAGGGGAGCTACCTGGACCGCGAGCCGCCGTCGGGCCGGGTGCGCTACCTGGTGGAGGCCGAGACGGCGGACGGTGACCGGGTGCGCTTCGACCCCGTCGAGGTGTACGTGGACGACGGCGGGGGCGCCCTTCCCCTGAAAAGCGAAAGCTCGCTGGACCTCCCCTGGCCCTCACCCGCCGACGACCGGATTGACTTCGAGGTGGTCATCTCCGGGCCCGACGCCGGACGGCCCGTCACGTTGACGGTTTACGACCTGGCCGGGCGCCGTGTGATCGTCATCTTCACCGGGGAGCTGACCGAGGGAAGCCACCGCGTGACGGCCGACACCGCGGGGCTCACGTCGGGGGTATACATCCTGCGCCTGGAAACGGCGACCGCCGCGGTGAATCACCGCTTCGCCGTGGTGCGGTGAGGCGGGATGTCCGGGCGATACTACACCGAGAAGCTGTCGGCGGAGAGGCTCCGGCGTTGCTACGAGCTGGCCCCGCCCCGGGTGAGGCGCTACCTGGAGGCCGAGATCGGGCACGTCCTGAGCCGCATCGCCCCGGGCGATACGGTGCTCGAGCTGGGCTGCGGCTACGGGAGGATTTTGCAACCGATGGCCGGCCGGGCGCGCCGCGCGGTGGGGGTAGACACCTCCCCGGAAAGCCTTCGCCTGGCGGGGGGACCGAACATCGGCCTGGCCTGCATGGACGCCGCCGCGCTCGGTTTTTACGACGGTTCTTTCGACGTGGTGGTCTGCGCCCAGAACGGCGTCTCGGCCTTCGGGGCGGACCGGAGAATTCTGATTGAAGAGGCCCTCCGCGTCACGCGACCCGGCGGAACCGCCCTCTTCGCAAGCTACGCCGCGGAGTTCTGGGACCACCGCCTGGAGTGGTTTCGGCGGCAATCCGAGGCCGGCCTGTTGGGGGAAATAGACGAGGGGCGCACCGGCGACGGCGTGATCGTCTGCCGGGACGGCTTCCGGGCGGAGACGGTGGGGGAGGAGGAGTTCCGCGGGCTGACCCGCGGGCTCGGGGCCGACGTGCGGTTCACCGTGGTGGATTCGTCCAGCCTTTTCTGCGAGCTCACCCGCACCC
Coding sequences within:
- a CDS encoding cupin domain-containing protein; translated protein: MLIRRRVDVHQDAITETGAEGARIRWLIAGEDGAPTFAMREIEVDPGGRTPYHSHPWEHEVYVLEGTGVVAGKEGEKSLGPGSVIFVPGGEEHNFKNTGRVTLRFLCLIPHPPA
- a CDS encoding RidA family protein; this encodes MVGTNVGSGSPYEDPTGFSRARRIGRYIAVAGTAPIAPDGSPAHPGDLYRQTLRCLEIIEKALKDLGAERENVIRTRVYLTDAARWPEAARAHGEYFREIRPACTFVGVKGLLEPEWLVEIEADAVLED
- a CDS encoding class I SAM-dependent methyltransferase — translated: MSGRYYTEKLSAERLRRCYELAPPRVRRYLEAEIGHVLSRIAPGDTVLELGCGYGRILQPMAGRARRAVGVDTSPESLRLAGGPNIGLACMDAAALGFYDGSFDVVVCAQNGVSAFGADRRILIEEALRVTRPGGTALFASYAAEFWDHRLEWFRRQSEAGLLGEIDEGRTGDGVIVCRDGFRAETVGEEEFRGLTRGLGADVRFTVVDSSSLFCELTRTRE
- a CDS encoding MBL fold metallo-hydrolase; the protein is MRLTIIYDNEAARGDLRADWGFACLVEAHGRRILFDTGARGDILLGNMDRLGLDPAAVDTVFISHAHWDHTGGLEAFLEHNATARLYAPESWREAPADREVVRVRPPVELGPGLRSTGELKDVEQSLLVEVEGGLAVVVGCSHSGVGTILRRAERYDRPRALIGGLHRFSDFDALAGLALVCATHCTAHGGEIKRLYPRAWTEGGAGRVIELKDRPAPPGV
- the dmpI gene encoding 4-oxalocrotonate tautomerase DmpI encodes the protein MPNVTVEGPPLEIEKKRLLVKALYDATRAVYNIEDVVVLIHENPPENVGVAGELIVDRRKEAGGLRKKF
- a CDS encoding MBL fold metallo-hydrolase, giving the protein MSPGISVILLGTGTPNAEPDRSGPAVAVVVGDKAYLVDFGPGVVRRAVAAGLDVTGLNTALLTHLHSDHTAGYPDLILTPWTLGREEPLSVYGPRGLAAMTENILAAYAEDVRERVEGPEPANRTGHRVEAREIEPGVFLRDDEIEIEAFGVDHGSWPAFGYKFTARDRTVVVSGDTAPCALLVEKARGCDLLVHEVYSAAGLERRPPAWRRYHKKMHTSAVELGEIARKTGPRLLVLYHQLFWGATEEELVEEVRSGYDGEVVSGRDLEIF
- a CDS encoding radical SAM protein, coding for MLTGIHFLLTYTCNWECDHCFLFCSPRSEGTFTLARLRETLDDARKIPSLEWVYFEGGEPTLFHPLLVEGVRLARERGFRTGVVTNAYWAAGVEDAKLWLEPFIALGLEDLSLSDDAFHCEGEQTPGSVALAAALELGLPACAICIERPAVERTGAKGEPVVGGGSMLRGRAAEKLTEGLPTRPAGEMTSCPHEDLEHPGRVHLDPFGHVHLCQGLSLGNFLKTPLCELVSSYDAAGHPICGPLVRGGPAELAREYGVEIGDRFVDECHYCYLVRQALRERFPDLLAPPQVYGREPNEKG
- a CDS encoding FG-GAP-like repeat-containing protein, whose translation is MRLIATVFLLLPTLAPAGINLTTTPVWESEDLIEGEYPRSTGCDWADVDGDGRVDLVVSNGNDMRREYCAVYSNAPEGLDPEPAWFGEALEYHGHLECCDFDADGDPDLAVTLLGGGYPDWTFGYDALYANLGTTFETAPSWEGGPAHNAFGLAWGDYDSDGDADLAVAGGIDYVLRAEPLRVYENEGGVLRPVPAWESEKSSYWMDVLFGDFDDDGYLDLAAAAEHGSNAVFFGTGDGLAETPGWEDSPEWDTLKIAAGDLNGDGWLDLVLADNNQIGEGQVDLIHLSDDGMFDAEPDWVSADVEMSSYAALADLDADGDLDLALGGWWSPIRIYENRGGRFNPEPDWLSDFGYDPVTEALLFEDYDDDGLTSGREWFTGDGAAKCLRLEVMPVRSVDEVRVNGVPLPRGAWCCGRQEGWVSLGTAPPAGAEVEISYTYSTDLDLAQTDWSNTEPNVLLRNDGVLELYAFRALPREDGVLLSWRVGNGAAGVYLYRQGFAPTTATGDYLGMHDAAFRSALARGRVPGEEPGPWEPLHPEPIDCLEGSYLDREPPSGRVRYLVEAETADGDRVRFDPVEVYVDDGGGALPLKSESSLDLPWPSPADDRIDFEVVISGPDAGRPVTLTVYDLAGRRVIVIFTGELTEGSHRVTADTAGLTSGVYILRLETATAAVNHRFAVVR